In Ictalurus furcatus strain D&B chromosome 23, Billie_1.0, whole genome shotgun sequence, a single window of DNA contains:
- the lipeb gene encoding hormone-sensitive lipase isoform X1, with product MIHFRNMASRKKAGNGVQEKGANGKQLSKHKDGPIVMDTKAVFAALYEVCEENTTFFAGTQAGDAPQRLVDATLTIQKHARSLEPVICGFAAIYHHFDFDPHIPANGYRSIVKVVRCCLLHIIHKSRHIASHRRSIFFRAAHYAAEMEAYSCALCQLRALLYLAQRLLHDNSHGNLFYQDENGLSQLFLREYASMHKGCFYGRCVGFQFTPAIRPHLQSITIGLVAFGDNYKRYHSGIVETGASTSYGVAASSLFTSGKYAIDPELRGLEYERITQNLDVHFWKTFWNITESEVLAGLASMTSTQVKVNRTLSVPPDCFDLPLVDDSTHMVTISSPVAHIGPGPVQMRLISSELREGQDSEKLLAISRSDGGSISRSLSLKIKKSPPSPWLVVHYHGGGFVAQTSKSHEPYLKSWSQELNAPILSVDYSLAPEAPFPRALEECFFAYCWAIKNHKLLGWTGERVCLAGDSAGGNLCITVSMMAVAHRVRLPDGIMAAYPALMLTTCASPSRLLSLMDPLLPLSVLSRCLSAYAGLAPQEEKRVEKVNALGTVTKDTALLFKGFREGASNWIHSLLDHNKASAETMRNSVSEGTLNSTQSDPLVPGTSSEFSVKRESLKSHTCEGLVSHTTSTFTNSSHNSTSSTANLIANLSLHHHPILNTTAILESKSEDINILFSKEVDPSVSSSISSVAVPPPDGEGHSDNPRGFPGDFEPLRSEQLAKMNVDSSPVFRNPYMSPILAPDHMLRGLPPIHIVACALDPMLDDSVMFARRLRSIQQPVTLCVVDDLPHGFLSLSQLSKETHEASNVCMERIRDVFTMKDLPPEIKKHRKLERTDHCASGASTKFFQISTSEDGREGVV from the exons ATGATTCACTTCAGAAATATGGCGTCGAGGAAGAAGGCTGGGAACGGCGTTCAAGAAAAGGGTGCAAATGGAAAGCAATTATCCAAACATAAAGACGGACCTATAG TGATGGACACTAAGGCTGTGTTTGCAGCCCTGTATGAGGTGTGTGAGGAGAACACTACTTTTTTCGCTGGCACACAAGCGGGAGATGCTCCACAGAGGCTGGTTGACGCTACGTTGACCATTCAGAAACACGCTCGCAGCCTCGAGCCGGTTATCTGTGGCTTTGCTGCCATCTACCATCACTTTGACTTTGACCCTCACATTCCTGCTAATGGATACCGCTCAATAGTGAAG GTGGTGCGTTGCTGTCTTCTTCACATCATCCACAAGTCACGCCACATTGCATCTCACAGACGGAGCATCTTCTTCCGTGCAGCCCATTATGCTGCAGAGATGGAAGCTTACAGCTGTGCTCTGTGCCAGCTGAGAGCTCTGCTCTACCTCGCCCAGAGGCTGCTCCATGACAACAGTCACGGCAACCTCTTCTACCAAGATGAGAATGGTCTCAGCCAGCTCTTTCTTCGAGAGTATGCCTCCATGCACAAGGGCTGCTTTTATGGCCGCTGTGTTGGcttccag TTCACTCCAGCCATCCGTCCACACCTGCAGAGTATTACCATAGGCTTGGTCGCGTTCGGAGATAACTACAAGAGGTATCATTCCGGCATAG TGGAAACAGGAGCTAGTACATCATATG GTGTTGCTGCTAGTTCCTTATTCACCTCTGGAAAGTATGCCATTGATCCTGAGCTGAGGGGCCTGGAGTATGAGCGAATCACTCAGAACTTGGACGTTCATTTCTGGAAGACATTCTGGAATATCACTGAAAGCGAAGTTTTGGCA GGCTTGGCAAGTATGACCTCCACTCAGGTAAAGGTGAATCGCACTCTCTCTGTGCCACCTGATTGCTTTGACCTGCCCTTGGTGGACGATTCCACACACATGGTTACAATCTCTTCTCCGGTCGCCCATATCGGCCCTGGCCCAGTTCAGATGAGACTCATCTCCAGTGAGCTGAGGGAGGGACAG GACAGTGAAAAGCTGTTAGCAATATCCCGTTCCGATGGTGGCTCTATCTCTCGGTCCCTCAGTCTAAAGATTAAGAAGAGCCCTCCATCACCTTGGCTGGTGGTACATTACCATGGAGGAGGCTTTGTAGCACAGACTTCTAAATCACACGAG CCATACCTGAAAAGTTGGTCTCAGGAACTGAATGCTCCAATCCTGTCAGTAGATTATTCTCTTGCCCCTGAAGCCCCTTTTCCACGTGCACTGGAGGAGTGTTTCTTTGCGTACTGCTGGGCTATCAAGAACCACAAACTTCTCG GTTGGACAGGAGAGCGAGTGTGTTTGGCTGGTGATAGTGCAGGGGGTAACCTGTGCATCACTGTGTCAATGATGGCTGTGGCACATCGAGTACGCTTGCCGGATGGCATCATGGCTGCATACCCTGCTCTCATGCTCACCACCTGTGCCTCGCCTTCCCGTCTGCTCAGCCTTATGGATCCTCTCCTTCCCCTTAGTGTACTGTCCCGTTGCCTCAGTGCTTACGCAG gTTTGGCTCCTCAGGAGGAGAAACGGGTAGAGAAAGTCAACGCTTTGGGGACGGTAACGAAGGACACTGCCCTACTATTTAAAGGCTTCAGAGAGGGAGCCTCAAACTGGATCCACTCACTCCTGGACCACAACAAAGcaagtgcag AGACCATGAGGAACAGTGTATCAGAGGGGACTCTCAATTCTACCCAGTCTGACCCTCTGGTTCCAGGAACATCCTCCGAGTTCTCAGTGAAAAGAGAATCTCTGAAAAGCCACACATGTGAGGGTCTGGTCAGCCACACTACCAGCACATTCACCAACAGCAGCCACAACAGCACCAGCTCTACTGCCAACCTCATTGCCAACCTCTCGCTTCACCATCATCCTATCCTCAACACCACAGCAATCCTTGAAAGCAAG TCAGAGGATATAAATATACTTTTCTCCAAAGAGGTAGACCCCTCCGTGTCAAGTTCAATCTCATCCGTGGCAGTACCTCCCCCTGACGGGGAAGGACACTCAGACAACCCACGGGGGTTTCCTGGAGACTTTGAGCCATTGCGCTCAGAGCAGCTTGCCAAAATGAATGTTGATTCCTCACCTGTCTTTAGAAATCCCTACATGTCACCTATTCTGGCTCCAGACCATATGCTGAGGGGACTGCCTCCTATTCATATAGTG GCCTGTGCTCTGGACCCCATGTTAGACGACTCTGTAATGTTCGCCAGACGACTACGGAGCATTCAGCAGCCTGTGACTTTGTGTGTAGTGGACGACCTCCCTCATGGCTTCCTTAGCCTGTCGCAGCTCTCTAAGGAAACCCACGAAGCCTCTAATGTCTGCATGGAGAGGATCAGAGATGTCTTCACTATGAAAGACCTGCCTCCAGAGATAAAGAAACACCGCAAGCTGGAAAGGACCGATCATTGTGCTTCAGGTGCCTCTACCAAGTTCTTTCAAATATCCACTAGTGAAGATGGAAGAGAGGGTGTAGTTTGA
- the lipeb gene encoding hormone-sensitive lipase isoform X2 → MIHFRNMASRKKAGNGVQEKGANGKQLSKHKDGPIVMDTKAVFAALYEVCEENTTFFAGTQAGDAPQRLVDATLTIQKHARSLEPVICGFAAIYHHFDFDPHIPANGYRSIVKVVRCCLLHIIHKSRHIASHRRSIFFRAAHYAAEMEAYSCALCQLRALLYLAQRLLHDNSHGNLFYQDENGLSQLFLREYASMHKGCFYGRCVGFQFTPAIRPHLQSITIGLVAFGDNYKRYHSGIGVAASSLFTSGKYAIDPELRGLEYERITQNLDVHFWKTFWNITESEVLAGLASMTSTQVKVNRTLSVPPDCFDLPLVDDSTHMVTISSPVAHIGPGPVQMRLISSELREGQDSEKLLAISRSDGGSISRSLSLKIKKSPPSPWLVVHYHGGGFVAQTSKSHEPYLKSWSQELNAPILSVDYSLAPEAPFPRALEECFFAYCWAIKNHKLLGWTGERVCLAGDSAGGNLCITVSMMAVAHRVRLPDGIMAAYPALMLTTCASPSRLLSLMDPLLPLSVLSRCLSAYAGLAPQEEKRVEKVNALGTVTKDTALLFKGFREGASNWIHSLLDHNKASAETMRNSVSEGTLNSTQSDPLVPGTSSEFSVKRESLKSHTCEGLVSHTTSTFTNSSHNSTSSTANLIANLSLHHHPILNTTAILESKSEDINILFSKEVDPSVSSSISSVAVPPPDGEGHSDNPRGFPGDFEPLRSEQLAKMNVDSSPVFRNPYMSPILAPDHMLRGLPPIHIVACALDPMLDDSVMFARRLRSIQQPVTLCVVDDLPHGFLSLSQLSKETHEASNVCMERIRDVFTMKDLPPEIKKHRKLERTDHCASGASTKFFQISTSEDGREGVV, encoded by the exons ATGATTCACTTCAGAAATATGGCGTCGAGGAAGAAGGCTGGGAACGGCGTTCAAGAAAAGGGTGCAAATGGAAAGCAATTATCCAAACATAAAGACGGACCTATAG TGATGGACACTAAGGCTGTGTTTGCAGCCCTGTATGAGGTGTGTGAGGAGAACACTACTTTTTTCGCTGGCACACAAGCGGGAGATGCTCCACAGAGGCTGGTTGACGCTACGTTGACCATTCAGAAACACGCTCGCAGCCTCGAGCCGGTTATCTGTGGCTTTGCTGCCATCTACCATCACTTTGACTTTGACCCTCACATTCCTGCTAATGGATACCGCTCAATAGTGAAG GTGGTGCGTTGCTGTCTTCTTCACATCATCCACAAGTCACGCCACATTGCATCTCACAGACGGAGCATCTTCTTCCGTGCAGCCCATTATGCTGCAGAGATGGAAGCTTACAGCTGTGCTCTGTGCCAGCTGAGAGCTCTGCTCTACCTCGCCCAGAGGCTGCTCCATGACAACAGTCACGGCAACCTCTTCTACCAAGATGAGAATGGTCTCAGCCAGCTCTTTCTTCGAGAGTATGCCTCCATGCACAAGGGCTGCTTTTATGGCCGCTGTGTTGGcttccag TTCACTCCAGCCATCCGTCCACACCTGCAGAGTATTACCATAGGCTTGGTCGCGTTCGGAGATAACTACAAGAGGTATCATTCCGGCATAG GTGTTGCTGCTAGTTCCTTATTCACCTCTGGAAAGTATGCCATTGATCCTGAGCTGAGGGGCCTGGAGTATGAGCGAATCACTCAGAACTTGGACGTTCATTTCTGGAAGACATTCTGGAATATCACTGAAAGCGAAGTTTTGGCA GGCTTGGCAAGTATGACCTCCACTCAGGTAAAGGTGAATCGCACTCTCTCTGTGCCACCTGATTGCTTTGACCTGCCCTTGGTGGACGATTCCACACACATGGTTACAATCTCTTCTCCGGTCGCCCATATCGGCCCTGGCCCAGTTCAGATGAGACTCATCTCCAGTGAGCTGAGGGAGGGACAG GACAGTGAAAAGCTGTTAGCAATATCCCGTTCCGATGGTGGCTCTATCTCTCGGTCCCTCAGTCTAAAGATTAAGAAGAGCCCTCCATCACCTTGGCTGGTGGTACATTACCATGGAGGAGGCTTTGTAGCACAGACTTCTAAATCACACGAG CCATACCTGAAAAGTTGGTCTCAGGAACTGAATGCTCCAATCCTGTCAGTAGATTATTCTCTTGCCCCTGAAGCCCCTTTTCCACGTGCACTGGAGGAGTGTTTCTTTGCGTACTGCTGGGCTATCAAGAACCACAAACTTCTCG GTTGGACAGGAGAGCGAGTGTGTTTGGCTGGTGATAGTGCAGGGGGTAACCTGTGCATCACTGTGTCAATGATGGCTGTGGCACATCGAGTACGCTTGCCGGATGGCATCATGGCTGCATACCCTGCTCTCATGCTCACCACCTGTGCCTCGCCTTCCCGTCTGCTCAGCCTTATGGATCCTCTCCTTCCCCTTAGTGTACTGTCCCGTTGCCTCAGTGCTTACGCAG gTTTGGCTCCTCAGGAGGAGAAACGGGTAGAGAAAGTCAACGCTTTGGGGACGGTAACGAAGGACACTGCCCTACTATTTAAAGGCTTCAGAGAGGGAGCCTCAAACTGGATCCACTCACTCCTGGACCACAACAAAGcaagtgcag AGACCATGAGGAACAGTGTATCAGAGGGGACTCTCAATTCTACCCAGTCTGACCCTCTGGTTCCAGGAACATCCTCCGAGTTCTCAGTGAAAAGAGAATCTCTGAAAAGCCACACATGTGAGGGTCTGGTCAGCCACACTACCAGCACATTCACCAACAGCAGCCACAACAGCACCAGCTCTACTGCCAACCTCATTGCCAACCTCTCGCTTCACCATCATCCTATCCTCAACACCACAGCAATCCTTGAAAGCAAG TCAGAGGATATAAATATACTTTTCTCCAAAGAGGTAGACCCCTCCGTGTCAAGTTCAATCTCATCCGTGGCAGTACCTCCCCCTGACGGGGAAGGACACTCAGACAACCCACGGGGGTTTCCTGGAGACTTTGAGCCATTGCGCTCAGAGCAGCTTGCCAAAATGAATGTTGATTCCTCACCTGTCTTTAGAAATCCCTACATGTCACCTATTCTGGCTCCAGACCATATGCTGAGGGGACTGCCTCCTATTCATATAGTG GCCTGTGCTCTGGACCCCATGTTAGACGACTCTGTAATGTTCGCCAGACGACTACGGAGCATTCAGCAGCCTGTGACTTTGTGTGTAGTGGACGACCTCCCTCATGGCTTCCTTAGCCTGTCGCAGCTCTCTAAGGAAACCCACGAAGCCTCTAATGTCTGCATGGAGAGGATCAGAGATGTCTTCACTATGAAAGACCTGCCTCCAGAGATAAAGAAACACCGCAAGCTGGAAAGGACCGATCATTGTGCTTCAGGTGCCTCTACCAAGTTCTTTCAAATATCCACTAGTGAAGATGGAAGAGAGGGTGTAGTTTGA